Proteins from a single region of Pseudomonas sp. 10S4:
- a CDS encoding tautomerase family protein — translation MPLVRVDIKKHQDPTFAKRVGQLIYAAMRSAIGVPEHDNFQILAEHDEQHFIFDTQYLGIQRTDNLVVIQITMNEGRTLEQKKLLYKTIAESLNSELAVRLEDVFINLVEVKKENWSFGNGIAQYAS, via the coding sequence ATGCCACTGGTTCGCGTTGACATCAAAAAGCATCAGGACCCGACTTTCGCCAAACGCGTGGGTCAGTTGATTTACGCCGCCATGCGCAGCGCGATCGGCGTGCCGGAACACGATAATTTCCAGATCCTGGCAGAGCACGATGAGCAGCATTTCATCTTCGACACCCAATACCTGGGCATCCAGCGCACCGACAACCTGGTGGTGATCCAGATCACGATGAATGAAGGCCGGACCCTGGAGCAGAAAAAACTGCTCTACAAGACCATTGCCGAGAGCCTGAACAGTGAACTGGCGGTGCGCCTGGAAGATGTTTTCATTAATCTGGTGGAAGTGAAGAAAGAGAACTGGTCGTTTGGAAACGGGATTGCCCAGTACGCCAGTTGA